Proteins co-encoded in one Malus domestica chromosome 09, GDT2T_hap1 genomic window:
- the LOC103442507 gene encoding ultraviolet-B receptor UVR8 isoform X2 has translation MASDAAIATWGSGEDGQLGIGNNEEKEWVCAVRALESQTIRSVVAGSRNSLAICDDGKLFTWGWNQRGTLGHPSETKTENIPSQVKALANVKIVQAAIGGWHCLAVDDQGRAYAWGGNEYGQCGEEPERKDDTVRPLRRDIVNPQRCAPTLKVAAGGTHSVVLTRDGQVWTWGQPWPPGDIKQISTPVRVQGLDAVRLIAVGAFHNLALQEDGTLWAWGNNEYGQLGTGDTQPRSQPIPVQGLSGLNLVDIAAGGWHSTALTEDGEVYGWGRGEHGRLGFGDNDKSSKMVPQRVHLLAGEDIVQVSCGGTHSVALTRDGRIYSFGRGDHGRLGYGRKVTTGQPMEVPIGIPPRNGTADNGHWIAKLVASGGRHTLAIVEWKADDEPES, from the exons ATGGCATCCGATGCTGCCATTGCCACTTG GGGCTCTGGGGAAGACGGCCAATTGGGAATCGGGAACAACGAGGAGAAGGAATGGGTGTGCGCCGTCAGAGCCCTCGAGTCGCAGACTATCCGCTCTGTTGTCGCTGGCAGCCGAAATTCTCTCGCTATTTGCGATGACGGCAAG TTGTTTACATGGGGTTGGAACCAAAGAGGAACCTTAGGGCACCCTTCCGAGACCAAAACTGAGAACATTCCAAGCCAGGTTAAAGCTCTTGCCAATGTCAAGATTGTTCAG GCTGCTATTGGTGGATGGCATTGTTTGGCTGTCGATGATCAAGGTCGTGCTTACGCTTGGG GTGGGAATGAGTATGGACAGTGTGGTGAAGAACCTGAGCGGAAAGATGACACTGTTAGACCTTTGAGAAGGGATATAGTGAATCCTCAACGCTGTGCACCAACACTTAAG GTAGCTGCTGGGGGTACTCACTCTGTGGTACTTACACGTGATGGGCAAGTATGGACATGGGGTCAGCCATGGCCTCCGGGAGACAT AAAACAAATTTCAACACCTGTGCGTGTACAAGGTCTTGATGCAGTGAGGCTCATTGCAGTTGGGGCATTTCATAATTTGGCTCTGCAGGAGGATGGTACTTTATGGGCTTGGGGTAATAACGAATATGGACAACTTGGAACAGGGGATACTCAGCCGAGATCGCAGCCTATTCCTGTCCAGGGGCTATCTGGTCTTAATTTG GTGGATATTGCTGCTGGAGGATGGCATTCTACTGCACTAACAGAAGATGGAGAG GTGTATGGTTGGGGACGAGGAGAACATGGAAGGCTTGGGTTTGGTGACAATGATAAAAGTAGTAAAATGGTGCCGCAAAGGGTTCATCTTTTAGCTGGGGAGGATATTGTTCAG GTGTCTTGTGGAGGCACTCACTCTGTTGCATTAACTCGTGACGGGCGAATCTATTCG TTTGGCCGAGGCGACCACGGACGCCTTGGATATGGAAGGAAGGTGACGACTGGTCAGCCGATGGAAGTTCCCATTGGCATCCCTCCCAGAAATGGCACTGCAGACAATGGACACTGGATTGCCAAACTCGTCGCTTCTGG
- the LOC103442507 gene encoding ultraviolet-B receptor UVR8 isoform X1 yields MASDAAIATWGSGEDGQLGIGNNEEKEWVCAVRALESQTIRSVVAGSRNSLAICDDGKLFTWGWNQRGTLGHPSETKTENIPSQVKALANVKIVQAAIGGWHCLAVDDQGRAYAWGGNEYGQCGEEPERKDDTVRPLRRDIVNPQRCAPTLKVRQVAAGGTHSVVLTRDGQVWTWGQPWPPGDIKQISTPVRVQGLDAVRLIAVGAFHNLALQEDGTLWAWGNNEYGQLGTGDTQPRSQPIPVQGLSGLNLVDIAAGGWHSTALTEDGEVYGWGRGEHGRLGFGDNDKSSKMVPQRVHLLAGEDIVQVSCGGTHSVALTRDGRIYSFGRGDHGRLGYGRKVTTGQPMEVPIGIPPRNGTADNGHWIAKLVASGGRHTLAIVEWKADDEPES; encoded by the exons ATGGCATCCGATGCTGCCATTGCCACTTG GGGCTCTGGGGAAGACGGCCAATTGGGAATCGGGAACAACGAGGAGAAGGAATGGGTGTGCGCCGTCAGAGCCCTCGAGTCGCAGACTATCCGCTCTGTTGTCGCTGGCAGCCGAAATTCTCTCGCTATTTGCGATGACGGCAAG TTGTTTACATGGGGTTGGAACCAAAGAGGAACCTTAGGGCACCCTTCCGAGACCAAAACTGAGAACATTCCAAGCCAGGTTAAAGCTCTTGCCAATGTCAAGATTGTTCAG GCTGCTATTGGTGGATGGCATTGTTTGGCTGTCGATGATCAAGGTCGTGCTTACGCTTGGG GTGGGAATGAGTATGGACAGTGTGGTGAAGAACCTGAGCGGAAAGATGACACTGTTAGACCTTTGAGAAGGGATATAGTGAATCCTCAACGCTGTGCACCAACACTTAAGGTCCGCCAG GTAGCTGCTGGGGGTACTCACTCTGTGGTACTTACACGTGATGGGCAAGTATGGACATGGGGTCAGCCATGGCCTCCGGGAGACAT AAAACAAATTTCAACACCTGTGCGTGTACAAGGTCTTGATGCAGTGAGGCTCATTGCAGTTGGGGCATTTCATAATTTGGCTCTGCAGGAGGATGGTACTTTATGGGCTTGGGGTAATAACGAATATGGACAACTTGGAACAGGGGATACTCAGCCGAGATCGCAGCCTATTCCTGTCCAGGGGCTATCTGGTCTTAATTTG GTGGATATTGCTGCTGGAGGATGGCATTCTACTGCACTAACAGAAGATGGAGAG GTGTATGGTTGGGGACGAGGAGAACATGGAAGGCTTGGGTTTGGTGACAATGATAAAAGTAGTAAAATGGTGCCGCAAAGGGTTCATCTTTTAGCTGGGGAGGATATTGTTCAG GTGTCTTGTGGAGGCACTCACTCTGTTGCATTAACTCGTGACGGGCGAATCTATTCG TTTGGCCGAGGCGACCACGGACGCCTTGGATATGGAAGGAAGGTGACGACTGGTCAGCCGATGGAAGTTCCCATTGGCATCCCTCCCAGAAATGGCACTGCAGACAATGGACACTGGATTGCCAAACTCGTCGCTTCTGG